A DNA window from Hordeum vulgare subsp. vulgare chromosome 1H, MorexV3_pseudomolecules_assembly, whole genome shotgun sequence contains the following coding sequences:
- the LOC123447285 gene encoding PLASMODESMATA CALLOSE-BINDING PROTEIN 3-like has protein sequence MAAPLVLMLLLAMFAGSDAMYCVCKSDANPVAMQKAIDYACGKGADCTQITSNGPCFQPISVVAHCSYACNSYYQKNAGMGATCDFMGVATLTGADPSAGSCKYPASASGVGTGAGTGGMGTGAGAGTGGMGTGTGTSTGTGTGVSTGTGGMGSMTPPGATSTGMPGSPFGGGAYGPSGMSPDYSAAVVGRRVAAAGLLVAAAAPLLLHFV, from the exons ATGGCGGCTCCTCTGGTCCTCATGCTCTTGCTCGCCATGTTCGCCGGCTCAG ATGCGATGTACTGCGTGTGCAAGTCGGACGCGAACCCGGTGGCGATGCAGAAGGCCATCGACTACGCGTGCGGCAAGGGCGCCGACTGCACCCAGATCACCTCCAACGGGCCCTGCTTCCAGCCCATCTCCGTCGTCGCCCACTGCTCCTACGCCTGCAACAGCTACTACCAGAAGAACGCCGGCATGGGCGCCACCTGCGACTTCATGGGCGTCGCCACCCTCACCGGCGCTGACCCCAGCGCCGGATCCTGCAAATACCCCGCCAGCGCAAG CGGCGTGGGCACTGGAGCAGGCACCGGCGGCATGGGCACCGGCGCTGGAGCAGGAACTGGCGGCATGGGAACCGGCACAGGAACCAGCACCGGAACGGGCACGGGCGTCAGCACCGGCACCGGCGGCATGGGGAGCATGACCCCGCCGGGCGCGACCAGCACCGGGATGCCGGGAAGCCCCTTCGGCGGCGGCGCGTACGGCCCGTCGGGCATGAGCCCGGACTACAGCGCGGCCGTCGTCGGTCGCCGCGTGGCCGCCGCGGGGCTCCTCGTGGCGGCAgccgcgccgctcctcctccaCTTCGTCTGA